TACTTGCAAGAGTTCCAGCAGGAAATATCCAGTTAGCATGTAAAATTGAATCTTTTTTTACTAATTGCGGCAACTGTTTTTTTAATTGAAAATATGCAAACCATCCTTCAATATTATGAAAATATGAACGCGGTAACCTGAAATATCTTAGGTAAATTATTTTTAATGCGGAATATTGGGAATTGGGGTTATCTATTTCGGTGTAATTTTTTTTCCAATCATTATATATTCGCATCCAATCCTTAGGATATCTTAACATTTCAAATATTGGGGGAGCCGCCGGATATAAACTTACAATTGTAATTTGATAATATTTTGATAGTTCAGCTACGGTTCTAAATATATATACACCCTTAGTATTATCCTTATTGCTTGGGAATTCCGGAGTAAGCCAAATTATGTGCATTGGTTAAATATTTAATTTATTTTAAATGTTAATAAATGTTAATTATTATCTTCATGGTGATAATTTTTTACTTCTTCATTTTTTCCAATTAAATATTCTGCAATAACCCCACCGTATAATAGAAAAGCATATTTTTCAAGAAGATTAGGATCTCCTCCTAAAGTATAGATGAACATATAAATCAAAATATATACTAATGGTATTGGAATTGAATTTTCCCTAACAAGTTTTAAAATATTTATAATAAGTAGTATGAAGAAAAATATGAAAAATAGAAGTCCAATTAGTCCAATTTCAGCAATTGTATTTGTATAGAAATTATGAGCAGAATACTGGAAAGCATCTTTGCCTCCAGTATAAGTTATTTCTCCAATTTTTGAATAACCGCCAATTCCAAAACCAAATAAAACTTTCGATGTATTTTGTTTAAAAAACTTAGTCATGTCAGTAAAGAATTTTTCAAATCGCCATTTCATTGAGCCTTTTTTAATGTTTTCATTCCATCCAAAAATTACCTTGTCTTCATCAAAGATACTAACTGGTTCTTCTACCAATCTGTAATATAATTGTTTAGAAAACGTAGATTTGATATTCATTTCTTTTAGAACAAAAGAGTATGTTATTGCTACAATTGTTAAAAGCAATATTCCAAGGAATCCTGAGATAAAAATTTTCTTGAGGTTAAGTTTTAAAGATTTTTGAGTTACGATTATTATTAGAATTGTAACTAAACTGGAAACAAATGACATTCTTGATGTAGATATAATTAGACCCAAAAGAAAAAAAGAAAGTAAAAACAACATTACTAACTTGTTTTTAGATTTGAATACAATCAAAACAAATGCAGTAATTATAGCTTCTCCGCAAATTTCTCCAAAAAAATTATGATTGTATTTTACAGGTGTAAGAAAATTATATTCAATTACCTTATATATGAATAAACTACTTCTCAAAAAATAACTGTAAATTAAATCTATTGTACTAAATAGTCCTGAAATTAAAATAGCAAAGAGAATTGTCTGTTTGTATTTTCCATTTAATACTGTTGTAAAACCAATAAAAAAAGCCACTAAATTAAGAATTTGAATCCTTAAGATTTTAAAAAGTGTACCACCATTGAAATATTGATTTATAATAACATAAAGAGTGAAAAATAATATTATAACGATGAATTTATTACTTATATTTTGTCTAATTAAATTTAAGTTATTATTATCAAATATTATAATTCTTAAAAATAATATTAGCGAAAGAAATCCCCTTAAATCTAATGGTCCCGGTAATTCAAAATTGAAGCCATATAAATACATAAATACGAAAACAGAAACCAAATAATATGGTTGTTCAATTAAAATAAATAAAAATAATGCTAAAACTATAATAGCACCAAAAAGTAAAATTATTTCCATTTTTAAGAGTTTTTATTTTATTAAAGATTTTAAGTATTCAACTAACTTATCAGCCAAAAATTTTGGATCATGATTGGTTTTTACATAATCAACACATCTTATGCTCATTTCATTGTATAAATTGAATTCAAGGTCATTTATTTTTTTTACTAATTCAGGTAAATAGGAATATGAATCTGCAACAAAACCTAAATTATATTTTTCAATAAGTTCATCAGGATTAACATTTTTTGTTGTAATTACTGGGACACCCAAACTCCATGCCTCAAGAAAAGTATTTGAAAATCCCTCAGTAAATGATGTATTTAACACAGCAATAGCTTTTGAAAGAAATGTTTTTAATTCTGTTCTAGTTAAATAACCAACAAATTCGACATTTTTAAGATTTTTTAATTTTTTAACAGCTTCTTGTGTCTCTTTATCAGCAATAGATTCTACACCAGCAATTTTAAAATCGATAAAATCTAATTTTTCGGCAACATCAGCTAATGACATTACATTTTTAATCCTTCTAAAATTGCCTACCCAAGCAATATATTGTCTATTAGCTCTAGGTAATGGTTTATCAGAATAATCATTTGCATAAGGATTATGAATAATAGTAATATTTTTTTCAGGATATTTTTTTTTCAATTCTTTATATTGATAATTATTTTGCGTTAAAATAATATCTGAATATTTTACTCCAAATTTATATAAATGAATTTCCTTTGAACTAATAAGGGTGCTAAGACGATTATCAACATGAACATCTGAAGCAATTCTATGAATGAATGGAATTCCTAAAATTTTTGAAACAAGCATTAATATTCCTGTATATGCTGTTGCAGAACTTTGAATCACAAAGTCAGGTTTGTATGATTTAATTGCTTTAAAAAGTTGAAAAAATTGTGGATAAAATAACCTTAAATTTTTAATACCACGCTTAGGATCAATTGACTCTACAATATCTAGGTTATCTTTTTTCTTTACGAAACTATTTGCACCTTTCCAAGTAAGTAGACCAAATCTATGACCAGCTCCAGTAATACCACTTATCCAAGATTTCCATTGCACAGCGGCTCCGCCTACAAATTCTCTGGAATCATTCAAAAGTGCTGGTAATTCTAAACTAAAATATAAAAATTTCATAAAGTAAAATTAGTTTTAGTAATTAAAAAAATAATTAATATTGTGGTTTATTTTTGTAGATATTGTTGATATACGTTTTCAATTTTTTTTGCATATTGAACTACATCAAATTTCTCTAAAACTTTAATTCTTGCCTGTTTACTTAAAGTATTTCTTAAATCAGTATTTTTCGATAATTTAATTATTTCATCCGCTAATACTTCCGGATTTTCCGGCGGTACAAGAATTCCATCAACACCATTTTCAATAATTTCTACGGGTCCACCAAAGTTTGTTGCAATAACAACTTTTTCAAGTGCCATTGCCTCTATTATTACCATTCCAAACGGTTCGGGCACTATTGATGTATGAACAATTAAGCTGGATTTTTCAATATAGTCTTTAACATTTGTAATGTGCCCGGTAAACAAAATGTTTTTTTCCAATCCTTTATTATTAACTCTGCGTTTCAATTCGCTTTCAAAATCTCCGGCTCCAATTAGCAATATTTCAATATCCGGTATCTCTTTAACAATTTTTTCCGCAGCATCAATTAAAATGTGCTGTCCTTTCCAAATTTCCAAGCGACCAATACAGCTTATCATAAACTTATTATTTTCAATTGAGCTTGGTTTATAAAAAGAAGTATCAATGCCGTCATAAATAGTTTTGCATTTATTTCCATTTACCCCGTTATTAACATAAACACTTTTCGAAAAATCAGACATGCAAATTATTTTTTCAACACGTTTTGATAAATAAACATCTATATCCATTGGTATATATAGACCTCTATTATGACATATTATTTTTTTTTTGGTTAGTAGTCCTGCTAAAATCATAGGGTGATCACTTGTTATGTCATGATTAGTATGAACTATATCAATTTTATTCTTCAATAATAATTTCGCATAATGTATTGTTTCAGGAAATCTTTTTATTATGTGTTTAATATTTTTTATTAATGAAGATGTTCTGGATGATTTAACCAGTTCATTTTTTAAACTTTTGTCTGGATTTTCATTTTTTACTGAAACTTCTGCATTTTTTTTTAATTGTAAATACAGCTTTGTTTTAATACTCTGCGAAAAGTTTATGAGGTTTATTTTTTGTTTTCGTAAATCTTCAATTAAAATGCTTTCATCCCTAAATAAAACTATAGGCTCAAACTTTGATTTATCTAAATATTTAACAAGTAAATACAAACATGTATCGGAACCTCCGGCTGCTGCTCCTCTCATATAATGATAAAGTACTTTAATTTTCTGTTTGTTTGAATTCATTAATTTTACCTTGCGTTAGGAGAATTAAAATTAAATTACTTATTTAAATAAAATTCTTTGTACCAATCAACAAACTTCTTTAAACCTTTTGAAATTGGCGTATTAGGATTATAGCCAATTACATTTTTTAATAAATCAATATCCGCATAAGTGGAAAGCACATCACCCTGCTGCATTGGTAAAAAGTTTATTTTTGCTTTTTTTCCAATATGTTCTTCAAGTATGGTAATAAAATCCATTAGTTTAACCGGTTGATTATTCCCAATATTGTATACTCTATACGGCGCAAAACTATCTGAGGGGCTTGATTTATATCTATCCCAATTTTCATCAGAAGTTGGAGATACTTCAATTATTTTTTTTATTCCTTCAACAATATCGTCAATAAATGTAAAATCTCTTTCCAAAATGCCGTTGTTAAATACATTAATTTGCTTACCTTCAATAATATTTTTTGTGAAAGAAAAATATGCCATATCTGGTCTTCCCCAAGGACCATATACTGTAAAAAACCTTAATCCGGTAGAGGCAATTTTATACAAATCTGCATAAGTATGAGCCATCAATTCGTTGCTTTTTTTGGTTGCCGCGTAAAGTGAAACAGGATGATCCACGTTATCATTTTCAGAAAAAGGCTGTTTAATATTAGCTCCATATACAGAACTGGATGAAGCATATACTAAATGTTTAACCGGAAAATTTCTGCATGCTTCCAAAATATTTAAGAAACCTAAAATATTGCTTTCAATATATGCGTATGGATTTTCAATGGAATATCTAACTCCGGCTTGAGCGGCTAAATGAACAACATAATCAAATTTTTCTTTCTCAAACAATTCAGATATTTTTTCTTTTTCAATCAAATCTATCTTTTCAAATTCAAAATTCTTGTAATCTTGTAATTTTGCTAATCTTGCAATCTTTAGATTAACATCATAGTAATCGTTCAAATTATCTATGCCGATTATATCAACTTTTTCATCAAGTAAAGACTTAGATAAATGAAATCCTACAAATCCGGCTGCACCGGTGACCAATATTTTTTTTCTGCTGTACATTAATTTTATTCTCAGTTATTATTCATAAAAAAATCAATTGTTTTATTTAATCCTTCATTAAAATTAACAATTGGGGTAAACCCGATTTTTTCCTTTATAAGCGAAATATCTGCCAATGAATGTTTAATATCTCCGGCTCTATTATTAAGGAATTCGGGTTCGATATTTTTATTTAGATAACTGCTTATTTTTATTGCTACGTCCTTTAGTACAGTCTGTTCGCCGCAAGCGCAATTCATTGCAATTCCGGTTTCACACTCGGCAAATGCCGCTTTAATATTTGCATCAACTACATTTTCAATAAATGTAAAATCTCTGGATTGTAATCCATCGCCATAAATTACTGGTCTTTTATCGTTTTTTATTGCTGTAATAAATTTTGGTATAACAGCCGAGTATTGTGATGTTGGATCTTGATTTGGACCGAAAACATTAAAATACCTTAAGGCAATTGTTTCAAATCCGTAGATTTTTGAAAATACTCTGCAGTATTTTTCTGCCGCCAATTTTGAAACTGCATAAGGAGAAAGCGGATTAACCATCATATCTTCAATCTTGGGTAACTTTGGATTATCACCGTAAACAGAGGATGAACTTGCAAAAACTAACCTTTTTACATTACTTTCTTTTGCTGCTTCTAAAATATTAAGAGTTCCTAAAACATTAACTTCATTAGAAGTTATCGGGTCATTTATTGATCTTGGAACACTTGGCAATGCAGCTTGATGCAATATATAATCTGCTCCTTCAACAGCTTTCATCACAGTATGGTAACTTCTAATATCGCCTTCAATAAGTTCAATATCATCCTTTATTTTTTCTAAATTTATTCTCTTACCCGTTGAAAAATTATCAATTACTTTTACATTATGGCCCAATTCCAGAAGTTTTTTAGTTAGATTTGAACCTATGAAACCAGCCCCGCCGGTAACCAGAAAAGTTGAAGTACTCATTGATTTCCCTATAATTATTAACAATTATTATACAAAAAATTAATTTGACCAATCATTTTTCTTAAAACTTCATTTGATGGCATGAATAAAATCTAGCTACAATAATCAGTTATTTGGAATACATACTTAGTATTTGTGTTTTTAATTTAGAATTAACCTCTTTAAGTTGCTTAATTTTTATTTTTCTATAATCATTTTAATATTGTTGAAAGTATTAATTAAAACTTAAAAAGAATATAACTTTATTAAATATTATATTTGAATGATAATTGAACAAAAAATTTTAAATTAGTCCTTTGGATTAAAACTTACTAATATGAAATAATATTTACTTTTTTGATACAGCTTCGCCAATTTAGTCACAATAAGTTATTAAATACTTTATCGAGTTTATATTAAAGGCAATTACTATGCCGATAATAAAAAATTTAATATTTAAAAAATAGCTTAAATCAAGCAATTTTTAGGTTTAGATTGATTATCATCGTATCATTATGATATAAGTTGATACAACCATATCATATTAATACTAATTATAATCAAAATAATGTACTAAAATAAAACATTTTTTTATGAGAAGGGTTTGAAAATTAATTTGAGGGAATTAAATATTATATTGTTCCTCACTTTGATAGATAGAAATCCAATATAAAAGTTCAATAGCAAGAACATCTTTCACAGAATACAAATCGCTGTTAAAAAGTAAATTATTTTCATCTTTACATAAATGAAAATCACTATCGCTAAAAAAAGCAATAATATTTTTTATCAGATTTTTTTGTTCTGAAATCGAAACTGAATTTTTAAGGGCAACCAATGATGTAATATTAGTAATTATATACTGGAAATAATGTTTGATCTCTGGTTCAAATAACCTACCTGATTTATCAAAACAAGATAGAAGAAATTTTTCGGCTTTTTTTATTTGCTTGATTTATTCTTTCTGCTAAATTATTGTCAATGTATTTAGATTTTAAACAATTTTTTAAGGTAATCATCACGATTGGGTGATAAAGTAATAAATAAGTTCCTTGTCTCCTTTCATTATAAGGGTAATGCCCGTCTTCAGCTAATTTTTCAATACATAGATTTATTGAATCAATCATTGCTTCTTTTATTTTGTCAGAATAATGATGTTCTAATAAAATTGCACATGCGTTAGCAAATGTTGATGCAGAATTTAAGCACCAAATATTTTCTCCAGCTGTATGTAATAAACTCGTTTTAGGGGAGTATAAATTCGAATACATTGCTTCACAAGTTGAGATTGCAGCATTTAAATATTTAATAATATTTGTTTTTTCAAATGCCTTTACTAAAGCAAGTGTTGACCAAACAGAAGCTATTCCCTCGTCTTGTAAATCCCATGAAACTTGATTAAAATTAAATAAACCATTTTGCATCCTCATCCCAAGTAAATAATCACTTAGCTTTTGTACCAAATAATTATTTTCAAACCTTGAATTTACTCCCTTCATACTTAAAATTAAAATTGCTCTAGCTTGACTTAGAACCATAGGAAAATTTTTATTTCTCACCCTAGTCTGAAAATATGCTCCGTTTTCTTCAATAACTAAGTTTTTTAAAAAATGTTGCCATAAGATAATTTTAACATCTTCAAAGTTTTGCCACTCAGTAAACTTTACATGTATTTCAAACTTATTATGGAAAAAAATTCTTATTTTTTTAATTAGAAGAAAAAGATAATAGATTGAGTTCTTTTTCATTTTTGTGTGTTATTTTGTTTAATTATTCTTGCAGGTACACCAGCAACCACTGTGTTATCCGGAATATCATAAATTACAACTGCATTTGCCCCTATTATAACATTATTTCCTACATTTATAGCGCCTAAAACTTTGGCTCCGGTTGCAATATAAACGTTATTTCCAATAGTAGGAACATCAAATTTTCCTGACCTTCCACCAATAGTGACATTTGTTCCTATCATAACGTTATTTCCAATTTTACATCTTTCATGTAATACAACTCCAATTGCTCCATAACCAAAATCTGAACCCAAACCAATTTCAGCTTTAAATGGTATATATGAATTGTATAGGTAAAAAATTATATATTGAAAAATATTAGGTAGAATAGGTATCTTTTTCCTAAACAAATAGTTTGCTATTCTATAAAATTTAATTGCGCTTATCATTGTAATTGGAGGAATATGTTTTTCAAAAATTTAATAATATATTAAAGTATATATTAAAATAAATATCTTTCCTTATTCACCTAACATAAAATTTTTTATTAATAAAACCAAATATAGTAAAATTGAAAATTGGCATATTAATTGTCATATAAACATAGTGATTTCTTCACCGATAATTATAAGAGCTAAATAAAAGGTAATAATGATGAAAAAAATAATTTTTTCTTTCTTTTTAATATATTCAACAAATCTTTATGCTCAAACAAATTACTTTGTTAGTAATGATGGTTCGGGCAATTTTTCTACAATTAAAGAAATAAATTCAAAAAATCTCAAGTTCGGTGATATAGTTAGTTTTAAAGGTGGACAACAATTTTCTGATGCAGTTTTAATTTGTAAACAAGGCGTTACTTATAACTCATATGGTAATGAAAAAGCTATTTTAGGTGATGCAAACGGAAACACATCAAATGAAGCCACAATTAATGTAAATTCGCAAAACGTTACACTTGATAATCTTAAAATTTTTGGTTTTAAGGAAGCAGAAAATGCAGTAATTTTTTCACAAAATGAATTAACAATAAAAAATTGTGAAATTATAGGTGGAAAAAATGCTCATCGAAAATGGTCATATGGTATTAAACAAACTTCAAAAACATCATCAAATGTAAGTATCACACAGAATAAAATAAGTGGTTTCGGTGGAGCAGGAATTTTCTGGAATAGACCATTAAATTTTGAAGTTAGTTACAACGAAATTTTCGACCTGTGGCGAATTGATTCAAAAGTAAATGATGGTGCTCAAGCAATACAAAGGGCTACATTCGGAAATGGTAAAAGCCCAGAAGATGTGTGGGACTGCGCTTATACCGTTAATGTTCACCACAATAATATACACCATTTTGAAATGGCTGCATTTATGGGTTATTCTCGGATTATTTTTGAATATAATGAAATCCATCATAATTTGGATGAGAGAATTTATAGAGGTGGGGTAAAACACGGGTCTGTTGGGAAACTTTGGGATAATTATGGAACATCTGATAATGAAATTTCATTAGGTAGTTTGGGTTTAATATTTAGGT
The nucleotide sequence above comes from Ignavibacteriota bacterium. Encoded proteins:
- a CDS encoding O-antigen ligase family protein, whose product is MEIILLFGAIIVLALFLFILIEQPYYLVSVFVFMYLYGFNFELPGPLDLRGFLSLILFLRIIIFDNNNLNLIRQNISNKFIVIILFFTLYVIINQYFNGGTLFKILRIQILNLVAFFIGFTTVLNGKYKQTILFAILISGLFSTIDLIYSYFLRSSLFIYKVIEYNFLTPVKYNHNFFGEICGEAIITAFVLIVFKSKNKLVMLFLLSFFLLGLIISTSRMSFVSSLVTILIIIVTQKSLKLNLKKIFISGFLGILLLTIVAITYSFVLKEMNIKSTFSKQLYYRLVEEPVSIFDEDKVIFGWNENIKKGSMKWRFEKFFTDMTKFFKQNTSKVLFGFGIGGYSKIGEITYTGGKDAFQYSAHNFYTNTIAEIGLIGLLFFIFFFILLIINILKLVRENSIPIPLVYILIYMFIYTLGGDPNLLEKYAFLLYGGVIAEYLIGKNEEVKNYHHEDNN
- a CDS encoding glycosyltransferase family 4 protein, which gives rise to MKFLYFSLELPALLNDSREFVGGAAVQWKSWISGITGAGHRFGLLTWKGANSFVKKKDNLDIVESIDPKRGIKNLRLFYPQFFQLFKAIKSYKPDFVIQSSATAYTGILMLVSKILGIPFIHRIASDVHVDNRLSTLISSKEIHLYKFGVKYSDIILTQNNYQYKELKKKYPEKNITIIHNPYANDYSDKPLPRANRQYIAWVGNFRRIKNVMSLADVAEKLDFIDFKIAGVESIADKETQEAVKKLKNLKNVEFVGYLTRTELKTFLSKAIAVLNTSFTEGFSNTFLEAWSLGVPVITTKNVNPDELIEKYNLGFVADSYSYLPELVKKINDLEFNLYNEMSIRCVDYVKTNHDPKFLADKLVEYLKSLIK
- a CDS encoding glycosyltransferase family 4 protein encodes the protein MNSNKQKIKVLYHYMRGAAAGGSDTCLYLLVKYLDKSKFEPIVLFRDESILIEDLRKQKINLINFSQSIKTKLYLQLKKNAEVSVKNENPDKSLKNELVKSSRTSSLIKNIKHIIKRFPETIHYAKLLLKNKIDIVHTNHDITSDHPMILAGLLTKKKIICHNRGLYIPMDIDVYLSKRVEKIICMSDFSKSVYVNNGVNGNKCKTIYDGIDTSFYKPSSIENNKFMISCIGRLEIWKGQHILIDAAEKIVKEIPDIEILLIGAGDFESELKRRVNNKGLEKNILFTGHITNVKDYIEKSSLIVHTSIVPEPFGMVIIEAMALEKVVIATNFGGPVEIIENGVDGILVPPENPEVLADEIIKLSKNTDLRNTLSKQARIKVLEKFDVVQYAKKIENVYQQYLQK
- a CDS encoding NAD-dependent epimerase gives rise to the protein MYSRKKILVTGAAGFVGFHLSKSLLDEKVDIIGIDNLNDYYDVNLKIARLAKLQDYKNFEFEKIDLIEKEKISELFEKEKFDYVVHLAAQAGVRYSIENPYAYIESNILGFLNILEACRNFPVKHLVYASSSSVYGANIKQPFSENDNVDHPVSLYAATKKSNELMAHTYADLYKIASTGLRFFTVYGPWGRPDMAYFSFTKNIIEGKQINVFNNGILERDFTFIDDIVEGIKKIIEVSPTSDENWDRYKSSPSDSFAPYRVYNIGNNQPVKLMDFITILEEHIGKKAKINFLPMQQGDVLSTYADIDLLKNVIGYNPNTPISKGLKKFVDWYKEFYLNK
- a CDS encoding SDR family oxidoreductase — translated: MSTSTFLVTGGAGFIGSNLTKKLLELGHNVKVIDNFSTGKRINLEKIKDDIELIEGDIRSYHTVMKAVEGADYILHQAALPSVPRSINDPITSNEVNVLGTLNILEAAKESNVKRLVFASSSSVYGDNPKLPKIEDMMVNPLSPYAVSKLAAEKYCRVFSKIYGFETIALRYFNVFGPNQDPTSQYSAVIPKFITAIKNDKRPVIYGDGLQSRDFTFIENVVDANIKAAFAECETGIAMNCACGEQTVLKDVAIKISSYLNKNIEPEFLNNRAGDIKHSLADISLIKEKIGFTPIVNFNEGLNKTIDFFMNNN
- a CDS encoding serine acetyltransferase, with amino-acid sequence MSAIKFYRIANYLFRKKIPILPNIFQYIIFYLYNSYIPFKAEIGLGSDFGYGAIGVVLHERCKIGNNVMIGTNVTIGGRSGKFDVPTIGNNVYIATGAKVLGAINVGNNVIIGANAVVIYDIPDNTVVAGVPARIIKQNNTQK